In Salvelinus alpinus chromosome 30, SLU_Salpinus.1, whole genome shotgun sequence, a single genomic region encodes these proteins:
- the LOC139559572 gene encoding putative uncharacterized protein FLJ45035 has product MQNYATILLLVVFGEIPEHIESLTYGSLCYGSVCYSSVCYSSVCYGSVCNGSVCNGSVCNGSVCYGSVFYGSVCYGSVFYGSVFYGSVFYGSVFYGSVFYGSVFYGSVCYGSVFYGSVCYGSVFYGSVCYGSVCYGSVCYGSVCYGSVCYGSVCYGSVCYGSVCYGSVCYGSVCKRYML; this is encoded by the coding sequence ATGCAGAACTATGCTACCATTCTCCTTCTTGTGGTTTTTGGAGAAATCCCCGAGCATATTGAGTCACTAACCTATGGCTCTCTGTGCTACGGCTCTGTGTGCTACAGCTCTGTGTGCTACAGCTCTGTGTGCTACGGCTCTGTGTGCAACGGCTCTGTGTGCAACGGCTCTGTGTGCAACGGCTCTGTGTGCTACGGCTCTGTGTTCTACGGCTCTGTGTGCTACGGCTCTGTGTTCTACGGCTCTGTGTTCTACGGCTCTGTGTTCTACGGCTCTGTGTTCTACGGCTCTGTGTTCTACGGCTCTGTGTTCTACGGCTCTGTGTGCTACGGCTCTGTGTTCTACGGCTCTGTGTGCTACGGCTCTGTGTTCTACGGCTCTGTGTGCTACGGCTCTGTGTGCTACGGCTCTGTGTGCTACGGCTCTGTGTGCTACGGCTCTGTGTGCTACGGCTCTGTGTGCTACGGCTCTGTGTGCTACGGCTCTGTGTGCTACGGCTCTGTGTGCTACGGCTCTGTGTGTAAGAGGTACATGTTATGA
- the LOC139559573 gene encoding rab effector MyRIP-like translates to MYEEGIGNEGSMYEESIGNEGSMYEESIGNEGSMYEESIGNEGSSCSDKDFFRHSELQKANTFTVALRVAEEAIDEAIYKAEGYTDNQDMQSEARYLRDHREELIEELATTIVQKIIRRKKNLVEMKPDCDLDWPPGNQSGEKPLASSCPSSQPQTTTSVHAKDSQQGLKEEGGAAGLPSWKSIDRLDNSMLKSPDGNWIALQSTQLSRSSLLTKRKSLVFSVLEWEFDAISACDEMCSYDAEGAWDAALLEIRRKMTSNANNNQGSEAPDAQASAGQQPSIPSPSLGHHASTNTLDFESERYSEVSLHNITTEVLKVLNATEDRLQGVEGDDCTPSLSPNIDTKRLDKQLSRLEENVYVVAGTAYGLEAELGDLEDCARAVGGATSDLELSYLEEQVATASAQVQQSDLQVSEITARIAALKIAGLNVVSQNRFSKPQEQPKPQTLDSSRQTRRRLPAPPLKDKET, encoded by the exons ATGTATGAGGAGGGCATCGGGAATGAGGGCAGCATGTATGAGGAGAGCATCGGGAATGAGGGCAGCATGTATGAGGAGAGCATCGGGAATGAGGGCAGCATGTATGAGGAGAGCATCGGGAATGAGGGCAGCAGCTGTAGCGACAAAGACTTTTTCAGACATAGTGAAT TGCAA AAGGCAAATACCTTCACAGTGGCACTGAGGGTGGCAGAGGAGGCCATCGACGAGGCCATCTACAAGGCAGAGGGATACACCGACAATCAG GATATGCAGAGCGAAGCAAGGTATTTGCGGGACCACAGGGAGGAACTGATTGAGGAGCTGGCCACAACCATCGTACAGAAA ATCATCCGGCGGAAGAAGAACCTGGTTGAGATGAAGCCAGACTGTGACCTGGACTGGCCCCCAGGCAACCAGAGTGGTGAAAAGCCTTTGGCTTCAAGCTGCCCCAGCTCCCAGCCCCAGACCACCACATCAGTCCACGCCAAG GACTCTCAGCAGGGGctgaaagaggagggaggagcgGCAGGGTTGCCCAGCTGGAAGAGTATTGACCGCCTGGACAACTCCA TGCTGAAGAGCCCTGACGGGAACTGGATCGCCTTGCAGAGCACCCAGCTCTCTCGGTCCAGCCTGCTGACCAAGAGGAAGTCGCTGGTATTCAGTGTCCTGGAGTGGGAATTCGATGCGATATCCGCCTGCGACGAAATGTGCTCGTACGACGCCGAGGGGGCCTGGGACGCTGCCCTGCTGGAGATACGCAGGAAGATGACCTCCAACGCCAACAACAACCAGGGGTCAGAGGCTCCAGACGCCCAGGCCTCTGCTGGCCAGCAACCCAGCATCCCATCACCCTCGCTGGGCCACCACGCCAGCACGAACACCCTCGACTTCGAGTCTGAG aggtacTCGGAGGTGTCACTGCACAATATCACCACTGAGGTGCTGAAGGTGTTAAACGCGACAGAGGACCGACtccagggggtggagggagatgaCTGCACCCCCTCACTGTCCCCCAACATTGACACAAAGAGGCTGGACAAACAACTCAGCAGACTGGAAGAGAAT GTGTATGTGGTGGCGGGCACAGCTTACGGTTTGGAGGCGGAGCTTGGCGACCTGGAGGACTGTGCCCGGGCCGTCGGCGGTGCCACCTCAGACCTGGAGCTGTCCTACCTGGAGGAGCAGGTGGCAACGGCTTCCGCCCAGGTCCAGCAGTCTGACCTCCAG GTGTCGGAAATCACAGCCAGGATCGCAGCTCTGAAGATCGCAGGTCTCAACGTGGTCTCACAGAACCGCTTCTCTAAGCCCCAAGAACAGCCTAAG CCACAAACATTGGACTCTTCACGGCAAACGAGGAGGCGGCTACCTGCTCCACCCTTGAAGG ATAAAGAAACCTAA
- the LOC139560580 gene encoding plexin domain-containing protein 2-like, producing MMTKTVTFITGIFIVFQYQITHVELMPAGGLGSVSEDQGSSSQRWSRWLATPRPGAPSWASDDRHGHYKDQDNLLTEERHDNSSQIEDMNHSYYTSKIYGATETAGKYLWVDIDQLDPGKGKIHGLLSNTHRQAASVHLSFDFPFYGHILREITVATGGFIYTGDVIHRMLTATQYIAPLMANFDPSMSTNSTISYFDNGTALVVQWDQVHLQDSVSQGPFTFQTALHSDGRIVFAYKEVPIDISEIRSVNHPVKVGLSDAFVVLHEIEQIPNVRRRTIYEYHKVDILKSKIANSTAIEMLPLPTCLQFSSCGPCVSSEIGFNCSWCSRLHRCSSGFDRHRQDWVDKGCPEARKNQSCVQMVHTNTTTPYNVPNAHNTTTPVAMTRTVPQRTTTSITTTTSSITTTTTTTTTRARPSTTVTTALPSTSAPTVDDTKISLHTEKESPAEVDEPEEEQREVRLQTGLLVGISLVMITMAAAVIATVYMYNHPTSSASLFFIERRPAHWPAMKMRFCRSSGNPAYAEVEDPGLEKDDLVVIDPKHTFVISGHDRRESFMDSKDGFIVPNQRERFLSDHC from the exons ATGATGACGAAGACTGTCACATTTATCACCGGAATATTTATAGTTTTCCAGTATCAAATAACTCATGTGGAATTGATGCCTGCCGGTG GTCTGGGGAGTGTGTCTGAGGACCAGGGATCCTCCAGCCAGAGGTGGAGTAGGTGGCTGGCCACCCCCAGGCCGGGTGCCCCGAGCTGGGCCAGTGACGACCGCCACGGCCACTACAAGGACCAGGATAAcctactgactgaggagagacATGACAACAGCTCCCAGATTGAA GACATGAACCATAGCTACTACACATCTAAGATCTACGGGGCTACAGAGACTGCTGGTAAATATCTGTGGGTGGACATAGATCAGCTGGACCCAGGGAAGGGGAAGATCCACGGCCTGCtgtccaacacacacagacaagcagcG AGTGTTCATCTGTCCTTTGACTTCCCGTTCTATGGTCACATACTGAGAGAAATCACAGTGGCAACTGGTG GTTTCATCTACACAGGCGATGTCATCCACAGGATGCTGACGGCCACTCAGTACATCGCCCCTCTGATGGCCAACTTTGACCCCAGTATGTCCACAAACTCCACCATCAGTTACTTTGACAACG GTACAGCCTTGGTAGTCCAGTGGGATCAGGTTCACCTGCAGGACAGTGTCAGTCAAGGCCCATTTACCTTCCAGACCGCTCTGCACAGCGACGGACGCATCGTCTTCGCCTACAAAGAG GTTCCCATTGACATCAGTGAGATCAGGTCAGTGAACCATCCTGTCAAAGTGGGCCTCTCAGACGCATTTGTGGTGCTTCATGAGATTGAGCAGATACCCA ATGTTCGCAGGAGGACCATCTACGAGTACCACAAAGTGGACATCCTCAAGTCCAAGATCGCCAACTCTACAGCGATTGAGATGCTTCCTCTGCCCA cttGTCTTCAATTCTCCAGCTGTGGACCTTGTGTGTCATCTGAGATCGGCTTCAACTGCAGCTGGTGCAGCAGACTGCACAG GTGTTCCAGTGGCTTCGACCGGCATCGTCAGGACTGGGTAGATAAGGGCTGTCCTGAAGCG AGGAAAAACCAGAGCTGTGTTCAGATGGTTCacaccaacaccacaacaccttACAATGTGCCTAACGCTCACAATACAACCACTCCAGTTGCCATGACAAGAACAGTGCCACAGCGGACTACCACCTCCATCACCACAACTACCTCCTctatcaccactaccactaccactactacaaccagagCCAGACCCAGCACCACTGTCACCACTGCCCTCCCCTCCACCAGTGCTCCTACGGTGG ATGACACTAAGATTTCCCTGCACACAGAAAAAGAATCAC CTGCTGAGGTGGACGAGccagaggaggagcagagagaggtgcGCTTGCAGACTGGTCTCCTGGTGGGCATCTCGCTGGTCATGATCACCATGGCAGCAGCCGTCATAGCAACGGTGTACATGTACAACCACCCGACCTCAAGCGCCAGCCTATTCTTCATAGAG AGGCGGCCCGCACACTGGCCAGCCATGAAGATGAGGTTCTGCCGCAGCTCAGGGAACCCTGCGTATGCCGAGGTGGAGGATCCAGGGCTGGAGAAGGACGATCTGGTGGTGatcgaccccaaacacaccttcGTCATCTCCGGCCACGACCGCAGGGAGAGCTTCATGGACAGCAAGGATGGCTTCATCGTCCCCAACCAAAGAGAACGGTTCCTGTCAGACCATTGCTGA